gatccataataaaccccaggaagagtagctgctgccttggcaggaactaatggggatccataataaaccccaggaagagtagctgctgccttggcaggaactaatgggggtccataataaaccccaggaagagtagctgcagccttggcaggaactaatggggatccataataaaccccaggaagagtagctgctgccttggcaggaactaatggggatccataataaaccccaggaagagtggctgctgccttggcaggaacaaaatggggatccataataaatacaaataatctcAGACTCTGTGCTCTGACCATCCCTGAGAGATTCCACACAGCCCTCGTAACATAAACATAATTATTATGATGGCTGCTCTCCCAACACATATCTATTCTCCATCCTTAATCTGCAAAGCATTCAGTGAGTACAGGGGGAAACAGCACCTAAGACCAGTTTTGGAGTTCTGGCTTTCTAtcccccccctccttccccccctctcacgccctccctctctcccctcctctctctcgccctccctccctccacatctctccctctccaccctccctccctctccaccctccacctctctccctccctccctccctctccatcctccacctctctccctccctccctccctctctctccctccccccctctcttgccctccctccctccacctctctccctccacctctctctccatcctccacctctctccctccacctctctctccatcctccacctctctccctctctctccacctccctccctccacctctctccctccccccctctcttgccacccctccctccctccacctctccatcctccacctccctccctcttccacctctctctctccccccctccctccctccctctcccctccctcttccacctctctctctcccccccccccccacccctctccctcttccacctctctctctccctccctcccccacctctctccctccctccatcacctctctccctccctccatctctcacctcCTACAGAGATGACTCCAACATGCCGTCTCCTACTGTTCATCTCAGGTCCAAAGAACCAGCTGTTCTTGCTGATGGAGTAACACTCGATGCTGCGGAACGGGTCACCAGAACCACCCCGCCCACCCACACAGAACAACACACCTGAAGATGAGGCAGAGGTCAGAAGGTTAGAAGGTTAGAAGTTATGTAGTAGTTCAGAGCAGGTAAAAATGAAACACCAAGCTCAACACATGAATATCCACCCTGAGGAATCGATTTAGGGTTTAGGTATTTACCAGGCTCGTAAATATATAAAAATTAAGATTTTTCCTTTATCATTGTTCTGCAATGTCCTCAACGCTATCACATAGCTGATTGACAATTAGTTGGACAAGCTGTCAGTCTGTTACCTGCAGTGTGTTTCctaggtgttgttctgacagaatACTCAAAGTCCGGGACAACCTTGTTGCTAAGGTGCAGGTGATAGTTCCTGGCCTCATCCAGCAGATCTCTGCAGCTCAGGTTCCCTCTGATCATCTCCTCTTTGGCCACCGTGGCCGTCAGGAAGTCTACTGGGAGCAGGGGGAGACGCACCTACAGGAGGTATGGatacacagcacagcacacagtCAACACGCACTGCACAGCACACAGTCAACACGCACTGCACACAGTCAACACGCACTGCACAGCACACAGTCAACACGCACTGCACAGCACACAGTCAACACACACTGCACAGCACACAGtcaacacacactgcacacagtcAACACGCACTGCACAGCACACAGTCAACACGCACTGCACAGCACACAGTCAACACGCACTGCACTGCACACAGTCAACACGCACTGCACACAGTCAACACGCACTGCACACAGTCAACACGCACTGCGCAGCACACAGTCAACACACGCTGCACTGCACACAGTCAACACGCACTGCACAGCACACAGTCAACACGCACTGCACAGCACACAGTCAACACGCACTGCACAGCACACAGTCAACACGCACTGCACAGCACACAGTCAACACGCACTGCACAGCACACAGTCAACACGCACTGCACAGCACACAGTCAACACGCACTGCACACAGTCAACACGCACTGCACACAGTCAACACGCACTGCACACAGTCAACACGCACTGCACAGCACACAGtcaacacacactgcacacagtcAACGCGCACTGCACAGCACACAGTCAACACGCACTGCACAGCACACAGTCAACACGCACTGCACAGCACACAGtcaacacacactgcacacagtcaacacacactgcacacagtcAACACACACTGCACAGcacacagtcaacacacacagccaacacacacagcacacagtcaacacacacagcacacagtcaacacacacagcacacagggGGTCATAAACATTAACACAGAAGCATCTGTCCTGCAGGGCAGCCGGACACAAACACAGCACAGAGTCAAACACTACATGGacacaaacacagtcacacactacacacacacagtcacacactacacacacacagtcaaacactacacacacacagtcaaacactacatggacacaaacacagtcacacactacacacactacacacacacagtcacacactacacacacacagtcacacactacacacacacagtcaaacactacacacacacacacagtcaaacactacacacacacagtcaaacactacacacacacagtcaaacactacacacacacagtcaaacactacatggacacaaacacagtcacacacacagtcaaacactacacacacacacacacagtcacacactacacactacacacacactacacacacagtcacacactacacacacagtcacacactacacacacagtcaaacactacacacacacacacacacagtcaaacactacacacacagtcaaacactacacacacagtcaaacactacacacacacacacagtcaaacactacacacacacacacacacagtcacacactacacacacagtcaaacactacacacacagtcacacactacacacacacacacagtcacacactacacacacacacacaaacactacacacacacacacagtgtcaaacACTACACACAACTACAACTAagtattgatgaggaaaatgttccacaaacacaacatacaacaccTACAAGCataaattaaaaattaaacaAAATACCAAAGCTCCCCAACCAGCCCAAGCTGTGTGactaaggctgcgtttacacaggcagtccaattctgatatttgtttCACTACATGGTGTTATGACCAATCAGATGTGTAAAAATCTAATGCAATTGGACAAAAGACCAAATAgtggattttttttaatttttttaattggtctgcctgtgtaaacgcaatcTTTCAGACCTACCTGAGTCATGATCTGCTGCAGCCAGGCCTCGTGGTGTTGAGGGTTATTCTTCAGCCACTTGACAGCAGCGGTGTACACCTGAGTCTCAGAGTGAATGTTCAGATCACTGGAGGACAACAGGGTTCTCAGGTGAGGAGGCGACACGCACGGGAAGTCCTCACAGTCCACCACTTCCCGGAAGTGTTCGCAAGCGTAGCGATCCGCCATGTCCATCAGGTCGACGCGGTTGTGGCTCTCGGCAAAGGTGCGGACAGCCAGGCAGTTGGAGGGGTGGAAGTGGGCCTTCATGTACTCACAGCAGGCTCTGGCTACCAACTCTACCTGCAGTATACAGGCTGCGTAGAGGAGGGGCTGCACGTTGTCCACTGTCAGGGTCAGACGAGAGGAGTAGGCGAAACGCACCAGGTCGTGGATGGCGTCTCCGTCAAAGTCCTTGATCTCAATCAGGTCCTGTTTGGCCTCGGACATCTCAGACAGGAACATGGCCCTGAAATAAGGGATGACACAGGCCAGCACCAGCTTGTGGCATGGTATCAGCCTGCTGCCCACCTGAACacaaggagagaaaaggagagagagagagagagagagagttaatgcaAGCTCACACGTTATTCATTCCCTGAACTATTCGGTCCACAAAAGGTTTTGTTGGTTAATCTGAGtctcttttttaattttttattattattttaaataggCCTAACTGGTTCCCACCAAACTTCACAAAAACAGACATAAGGCTATTATTTTTTGCCTTGGAGACaaatagaattaggaattagaataccagaatggacatgaaccttcttatgggcagccattttggtcagggagttggtcaaccatggtttgccagCACTTTGATAAGCtagtgtaaaataatgaattttgAACCATTTttctgcactgtatgtttgttagctagccagacagttttGGAGGAATGATACCATAAATTATTCAAATTAAAatgccaatatgccaacattccattcaaaaaatgcagtcaatccacagaCTGGCTGTCatcagttgatgataggacttagacaagttgtaaatgcaagTACTAATATTTTATCATAATAGTACtcacagctttccaagaaaacTAACAAGTAGAcatttacatatattttagaggctatttatacagaaaGTGTATAAAACCCAAATAAATTATTTATAATTATGACTATTTTAGGTTGACAATAATTACTACACAATTTATGATATCACATgccttacttttattttcctgcataagtCAAATCAAGATTAATCCTCTACTGCCATTGGCTacctgcggcaggtagcctagtggttagagcgttgggccagtaaccgaaaggttgctgtatcgaatccgagctgacaaggtaaaaatctgtcgttctgcccctgaacaaggcagtgttcctaggccgtaattgaaaataagaatgtgttcttaactgacttgcctagttaaataaagataaaatatatatttttttaatacaaattctaattagactggtttggatttctccctgaccaatatggctgccattttcactccattctggaactttgagtGTTAATGACATCTCagcccctctagtaatttaatagcATCTCTATGCTTTACCCATTGTTTGGCATACCCATTTCACAAATAGCTAGTAGCCAAAGAGCTAGTGGCTGAGCATTGTGAACACTATAAAACctcactctgcctgtccctcacgTCTATGTCCAGACCTACCTtcagtgtgacatcacagagcTCCCCCACTTCGTAGAACTGCCTCAGGGAGTCGTGGAAGTCCTTCCATGCCTCATGGGCCTCAAAGACAAAGGATCCGTCAGGCTCAGAGTCTCCATCaggcctggtggtggtggtggtgctctGACGGTTCTCCTTCTCCTGCTTGAGCTTATGCTGCTTGGCATGCTCCGGCACCATGTCGCCTGGAGCCATCACAGTCTACAGGGAGTCAgacctgggaggagagagaggggcaagATGAAGGGGAGAAAATTCAGAGAGCTTGTTAGaagaaaggggggaggggggttagCCTAGTCCTGTACATTTACAGCCAACCAAATGTTCCCTCTGTCCCACACTCAGTGGAAAAAGGAGGTCAAGCTAATTCTCACAGGAGGCTAAATGTATGATGACACGGTTGGGAGTAGAGAGCTGTAGACTAGAGACGCCATTGAGCCCCTGtgtgaggtctctctctctcgctgtcaaaCTGATATGGCACAGCCTATAAAACAGAGCATCGCAAAGCACATTTCCACCCACATTCGACAGATTATGTGGCTTCTCCGGTGAGCTTTCTGCTGCTGAATAGACTCCCTGAGACAATGTGGCCAAAGGCTTCACCGCCCCCTCGTCACTATTCTCAAGGACAGAAGACATTTTGCAGAGATAATGTGGCCAAAGGCTTCACCGCCCCCTCGTCACTATTCTAAAGGGCAGAAGACATCTATTGTAAGGGTGTAACATTCACCATGACACAACGGTCCTtgattcaaatgtttaagattcaaatgtttaagatacgACTGCATCATACCACAAACCAATCCATGATATAGCATCGGTCAGAAAATCTATTCAAACATTATGAATCGCCGATTCactcttttgttgttgttgctcatATTAGTTTCTACCTTCCGAAAAATACCTCATTTTGTGACATTTTGTGTCGAAACTAAGCATTTAACTGCGTTGACAGTCATTGAGCACGCAGAACAACTCTAGGgagtagcctagtcaaactgcACACTGTGCCCAGCTTTGCTCGCAATATTAGGCTTTAGAAGTTGAGTGACAACCCTGTGTAATTTGCTAGGTTACAGTTATCCACGCGTTGTTGAAAATTGTGTTTTTCCAGAATAAAAGTAAGCTACCGGGAGACACAACTCATCTGTCTATAGCTGCTGAACGAGGCTGACAATAGATTTTGATTTtgattgttcaggttcaccatGAGCAATATCTTTTAGTAGTTCAgtgtataaaaatgtatttttaatttttttaaagatatacaGGGTAAGGTGATATTTTCATAACGAGGAATTACTTTTTGCGAGGTGCACTGCATGGCCAAAGCTGGAGGACAAAATGAGCTCACTAAAAGCTTCCAAACAGTcaaaaacatttgattttgaGATGAGGGGTGAAATCCAATTGTTGTGCTATATATTCATTGGCTAGGTCATAGCTCATTTGTAAATAAGTATTGATACATTACCAGCTGAAACACTTCATCTGTTAAAAATGACAAGTTAATGAGTGAGTGATTGGTGATTTCAGAACCAGTGGAGGGGGACAAAAAAAACtaaatctgataatggtagtggggtgggtggtagatgtctagtctcctttatggatctaatctgatagtggtagtggggtggtagatgcctagtctcctttatggctcagatctgatagtggtagtggggtggtagatgcctagtcttctttatggctcagatctgatagtggtagtggggtggtagatgcctagtctcctttatggctcagatctgatagtggggtggtagatgcctagtctcctttatggctctaatctgatagtggtagtggggtggtagatgcctagtctcctttatggctcagatctgatagtggtagtggggtggtagatgcctagtctcctttatggctcagatctgatagtggtagtggggtggtagatgcctagtctcctttatggctcagaTCAGGTACCTACATAGTATACACGTTAGACATGCATCATTCACACAAACACCCAGCTCAGACAGGCCCAGCTCAGAGTGGCCCAACTCAGAGAGGCCCaactcagagaggcccagctcagtGTGGCCCAGCTCAGTGTGGCCCAGCCCAGAGAGGCCCAGCTATTGAGCGCTATCAGCAGCAGATTTTAATTTAGAATGGAACATGAATGTTGATGCAACAAATGTTTAGTGCATTTTGTTCACTAATTAAACCAAACCTAATTGTTTCAAACCAAAACGTAGCATTCCTGTATAGTATCAGAACCCATGTATCTAcactgatcattacacaggtgccccttgtgctggggacaataaaaggccactcttaaatgtgcagttttgtcacacaatgccacagctgtctcaaaaatataaacgcaacatgtaaagtgttggtcccgtgtttcatgagctgaaataaagatcGCAAAAATGTTCCATAtatcacaaaaagcttatttctcaaaaatgatgtgcacaaatttgtttacatccctgttagtaagcaagataatccatccatctgacaggtgtggcatatcaagaagctgattaaacagcatgatcattacacaggtgccccttgtgctggggacaataaaaggacactctaaaatgtgcagttttgtcacgcaaTGCCACAGCTGTCTCAAGTTGAGGAAGTATggaattggcatactgactgcaggaatgtcaaccagagctgttgccaaagaattgaATGTTCACTTCTCACCATAAgccatcgttttagagaatttggcagtacatccaatcgacctcacaaccgcagaccacgtgtatggcgtcgtgtgggcaagtGGATTTGCTGatctcaacgttgtgaacagagtgccccatggtgggggtgGGGTTATGTATGGTATGGGCTGGCATAAgatacggacaatgaacacaatggcaattttaatgcacagagataccgtgacgagatgaggcccattgtcatgccattcatccgccatctcatgtttcagcatgataatgtttcagcatgataatgtacagccccatgtcgcaaagatctgtacacaatttctggaagctgaaaatgtcccagttcttccaatgGCCTGCAAACtccccagacatgtcacccattgagcatttttgggatgctctggaccgacgtgtacgacagcgtgttccagttcccgccaatatccaacaactttgcacagccattgaatgagacaacattcaacaggccacaatcaacagcctgatcaactttatgtgaaggagatgtgccaCCCTGCATGCAaattgtggtcacaccagatactgactggttttctgatccacacccataCTTTTTTTCTCtgaacaacagatgcatatctgtattcccagtcatgtgaaatccatagattcggGCCTAAtagatttatttcaattgactgatttccttatatgaacagtaactcagtaaaaacatttaaattgttttgtttatatttttgttcagtatagatacgtATTGAATCGTCTTGAGagagaatatggcagaatacagagtagtcattccctccgcaaggcaatcaaacaagcaaaatgtcagtatagagaaagTGGATTCGCAATTCAACAGCCCAGACACGAGATGTACATGGTagagtctacagacaatcacggactacaaaaggaagacCAGCCATATCGCGGACAccgacaagctaaacaccttctttgcccgctttgaggataatacagtgccaccgactcggcctgctaccaaggactgtgggctcgcCTTCTCCGATAGCCGACATGAGTACGACATTTAAACGTggtaaccctcgcaaggctgccggcccagacagcttccctagccgtgtcctggggccccacaagggtgaatgctcagccccctcctgtactccctgttcacccgtgactttgtggccatgcacgcctccaactcaatcatcaagtttgtgacattgggtgctgtaggtgtcctggagggcaggtagttcgcccccggtgatgcgttgtgcagaccgcaccaccctctggagagccttgctgttgtgggcggtgcagtctGTTGTTGATTTTATATATCAACATTCCAACCTcatttagcatgatctattcaattatggcataattctactatttgtattcatttgcatcactgtcaatgacatacttttattttgaaggctaaccgcaatgtccactattgtggctaatccttatggtggctagcttcacatagatgggtctgaccaccattaatcaaataagaactgtcttataaatgagggttattttagatgacaactagcgctatatagttagctagctaactatagctactgaaacagatgatgtcattttgctatgtttttggggaagaacattgtttgcatccatgagctagcttttatttttatgaccagcactgtaggtgggcgagacaactttaccagcatcatagcatacctATCGATGAAtcattgtgacatatgaaatacgagtgatagtgtaatcaatgtttaataactacgtaaaacatttatgaaagcGTTAAAtgattatgtgacgtgcagtcatattcagttcctgattggtcaacaagcttatttgacacgtcaaatagtgttatttgacgtctctttttttctattgcactccacactgccctttctcacctaatcaaatagctacccagactatttgcattgccgcccacccatacgctgctgctactctgttattatctatgcgtagtcactttaataactctacctacatattacctcaattacctcgacaccggtacccctgaatatagccccgctattgttatttattgctactctttaattatttgttattcttatctcttacttattttttgtattttcttaaaactgcattgttgtttaagggcttgtaaagtaagcatttcactgtaacgtctacacctgttgaatttggcgcatgtgacaaatacaatttgatgtaTGGTTGTTATGCTAGCTCACTTGCTAATGACTGTTAGCTGGGTAAATAACTAGCTAGAGCTAGCGGTATTCATACGTCTCTCATATCTTTGCGATACTATAACTTAGAGTATAAGTGTCGGTAGGAGTATGAACAATCATAAGTAATATCTTTACTGGTGTAGTTATATTTTTTGCTAGTTAAACAAGCAATCTGTTCAAATTCATTGGTTAGCAAGAAGCTAAcgaacgttaactagctagctgaaaATTAGCTACTAACGTTACTGAACTCATgcaagatgttggaggaaacgaATTACCGTTACCCTCGGTATACATTTACTACATGGAACACGTTGAGACAATCTACATTAGACAAATTTATTTTTCTGTTACCTCATCTTGTAAAAATCCAATCCCACTTTCATTTACAGACACAGAATTTAAACCATTCGACTCGCTCTGGACGATATGGTGTATGCGCAGACATCAATTCGGGGCGTTTCTTGATGTGGTCGTTCCTTGATATCAGGAAATAACCATTGGTGCCTGCCATTGGGCAGTTCCGGTGTTATGAGACTAATGTTCTCTCGACAgattatttgtttttattttatttcacctttatttaaaaaaGTTAGGAGAATAGGGTGAAGGTTAGGCGTAGCTACAGTTTTCCCCGAGCGAAAGAAACGGCCACGGACTAATGGCGAGTATCAATGGGTGTAAATTCATATCAAGAAACGCCGATAACAGAAAACGGCCCTACTTGCGGTTTGTAATTACACACTTCTCGCTCTGGCACAGATGTTGCAATTTCTTCTTCTTTGTCTTTTATATTATAATAGCGGTCCGCAAACAAACGGTTCAGGTGCATGCccccacctactgtgctggagtgtgcGATCATTATGGTTTGCAAATTCTGTACTGCACattttgtatatgtgtgtgtgtttatatatatatatatatatataataacaaataaacaaatacatCCCTACTAACTTCTAACAAACACTCTACCAGTGTGAGTGGAGGAAGCCAGCTGTGGCCAACCAGGTTCAGTCAGTGGAGGACTTGTACCTGGACGGACAGTACAAGCCTCTGTACCTAGAGCCCGCAGAGTAGGATCTTCAGTGGCTAAGGAACCATCTCCCGGGCAGATTCAGTGGACTGGCATACCTCCTTGAACCAGAGCCAGAACAACTGCTACCATCCCTGTCTGTACCAGCGGAGGTCTATATTTAATCCCTTATAATTTATATATGAAGGAGGTGAGATCTATTTAATTTCATGGTGTCAGAATGTACTGCTGTATTAAATCAATTCAGAACTAACTTGTTGACATGTTCTATTGCAGATTCAAAACCAGATACATTTATTGCAGAATGTATCTATATTCATCAATGAATAAGCATATTTGACAAGAACGCACCTAGTCACCCATCAATCACCTGAACTCCAACAATCACAGTGTTTTAAAGAAATCTAAATAGTAAACAATGAATACATATGCCTTTCATACATAACATATAACCAACCATCTGACTCTAAGTAAAGATGAAATTATTTATTAATCAATGCCACAAACCTGGGACATCGAAGAGCACCATATGAACTGTTATTACTATCAGAGAGAGCACAGATTCTTCCGCTTTCAATTTTAGGAATTAGAACAGCACAAAAGGTCAAACAGCATATTGTGCTTTTTGGTGGGTGAGTTACAAACTGAGAAACAACTGTATGTGTCAGGTACATTTAATATAAAATACTAGGTCAACTCCAACAGAATGAGAAACACACTTAACGGACTCAGAACAAGGAAGCTATGCCTAAAAGCAGCTATAGCAACCGTTCTTGTCATGTTGCTGCTGTCTGTAGTGAGCAGCACATTAACACTGCATTCAGGTCAGTTGTGAGCAACACATTTAACACTGCATTCAGGTCAGTTGTGAGCAACACATTTAACACTACATTCAGGTCAGTTGTGAGCAACACATTTAACACTGCATTCAGGTCAGTTGTGAGCAACAAATTTAACACTGCATTCAGGTCAGTTGTGAGCAACACATTTAACACTGCATTCAGGTCAGTTGTGAACAACACATTTAACACTACATTCAGTCTGAACCGCAGAATAAGCAAGAGGACAGCATTACACAGGGTGACAAAAAAAGGTAGCAAAAACAGTGCACCACAACACTTTTAAACGTGTTACTGAGTGCAGATGTTATCAAATCAGGAGAACAGCAAGTGAAGAAGGTagcatatttacatttacattttacatttaagtcatttagcagacgctcttatccagagcgacttacaaattggtgcattcaccttatgatatccagtggaacaaccactttacaatagtgcatctaactcttttaagggggggggttagaaggattactttatcctatcctaggtattccttaaagaggtggggtttcaggtgtctccggaaggtggtgattgactccgctgacctggcgtcgtgagggagtttgttccaccattggggtgccagagcagcgaacagttttgactgggctgagcgggaactgtacttcctcagaggtagggaggcgagcaggccagaggtggatgaacgcagtgcccttgtttgggtgtagggcctgatcagagcctgaaggtacggaggtgccgttcccctcacagctccgtaggcaagcaccatggtcttgtagcggatgcgagcttcaactggaagccagtggagagagcggaggagcggggtgacgtgagagaacttgggaaagttgaacaccagacgggctgcggcgttctggatgagttgtaggggtttaatggcacaggcagggagcccagccaacagcgagttgcagtaatccagacgggagatgacaagtgcctggattaggacctgcgccgcttcctgcgtgaggcagggtcgtactctgcgaatgttgtagagcatg
The sequence above is a segment of the Salvelinus alpinus chromosome 1, SLU_Salpinus.1, whole genome shotgun sequence genome. Coding sequences within it:
- the LOC139539073 gene encoding kelch-like protein 8 isoform X1 — encoded protein: MAPGDMVPEHAKQHKLKQEKENRQSTTTTTRPDGDSEPDGSFVFEAHEAWKDFHDSLRQFYEVGELCDVTLKVGSRLIPCHKLVLACVIPYFRAMFLSEMSEAKQDLIEIKDFDGDAIHDLVRFAYSSRLTLTVDNVQPLLYAACILQVELVARACCEYMKAHFHPSNCLAVRTFAESHNRVDLMDMADRYACEHFREVVDCEDFPCVSPPHLRTLLSSSDLNIHSETQVYTAAVKWLKNNPQHHEAWLQQIMTQVRLPLLPVDFLTATVAKEEMIRGNLSCRDLLDEARNYHLHLSNKVVPDFEYSVRTTPRKHTAGVLFCVGGRGGSGDPFRSIECYSISKNSWFFGPEMNSRRRHVGVISVGGKVYAVGGHDGSEHLGNMEMFDPLTNKWMMKASMNTKRRGIALAALGGPIYAIGGLDDNSCFNDVERYDIESDRWTAVASMNTPRGGVGSVALGSHVYAVGGNDGVASLSSVERFDPHLNKWTEVREMGQRRAGNGVSELNGCLYVVGGFDDNSPLSSVERLDPRLSRWNYVSELTTPRGGVGVATVMGRVFAVGGHNGNIYLNTVEAFDPRMNRWELVGSVSHCRAGAGVAVCSTHISQIRDVGQGSSNVVDCM
- the LOC139539073 gene encoding kelch-like protein 8 isoform X2; the encoded protein is MAPGDMVPEHAKQHKLKQEKENRQSTTTTTRPDGDSEPDGSFVFEAHEAWKDFHDSLRQFYEVGELCDVTLKVGSRLIPCHKLVLACVIPYFRAMFLSEMSEAKQDLIEIKDFDGDAIHDLVRFAYSSRLTLTVDNVQPLLYAACILQVELVARACCEYMKAHFHPSNCLAVRTFAESHNRVDLMDMADRYACEHFREVVDCEDFPCVSPPHLRTLLSSSDLNIHSETQVYTAAVKWLKNNPQHHEAWLQQIMTQVRLPLLPVDFLTATVAKEEMIRGNLSCRDLLDEARNYHLHLSNKVVPDFEYSVRTTPRKHTAGKVYAVGGHDGSEHLGNMEMFDPLTNKWMMKASMNTKRRGIALAALGGPIYAIGGLDDNSCFNDVERYDIESDRWTAVASMNTPRGGVGSVALGSHVYAVGGNDGVASLSSVERFDPHLNKWTEVREMGQRRAGNGVSELNGCLYVVGGFDDNSPLSSVERLDPRLSRWNYVSELTTPRGGVGVATVMGRVFAVGGHNGNIYLNTVEAFDPRMNRWELVGSVSHCRAGAGVAVCSTHISQIRDVGQGSSNVVDCM